One segment of Dolichospermum sp. DET69 DNA contains the following:
- a CDS encoding SIMPL domain-containing protein has product MSITILSNSQFPAQKMGKFGQILALSIVMCAIFILPASAQEKEKLWRTLTVSGRGVERISTTLAEVSLGVEIQGKTAEDVQKEAARRSSAVVALLKKRNVEKLTTTGIRLSPIYSYTNNVQRITGYAASNTVSFRIATDKAGTLLDEAVKVGATQINGVSFIASDDAIAIAQKQALKKATQDAQEQAEAVLSSLGLQQKEIVSIQINGATPPPPPMLYRSEAAKVNLADASTPIVAGEQEVQASVTLQISY; this is encoded by the coding sequence ATGTCTATTACTATTTTATCCAATTCTCAGTTTCCAGCCCAGAAAATGGGGAAATTTGGGCAAATATTAGCTTTGAGTATAGTAATGTGTGCGATTTTTATATTACCTGCATCAGCGCAAGAAAAAGAAAAATTATGGCGGACTTTAACCGTGAGTGGAAGAGGAGTAGAAAGGATTTCTACAACTTTAGCTGAAGTTAGTTTAGGAGTAGAAATTCAAGGAAAAACGGCTGAAGATGTGCAAAAAGAAGCCGCTCGCAGATCATCGGCTGTGGTAGCCTTGCTCAAAAAACGCAATGTAGAAAAATTGACAACTACAGGAATTCGCCTCAGCCCAATTTATAGCTACACTAACAATGTCCAGCGTATTACTGGCTATGCTGCTAGTAATACAGTGAGTTTCCGTATTGCTACAGATAAAGCTGGAACATTATTAGATGAAGCCGTGAAAGTTGGCGCGACACAAATCAACGGTGTAAGTTTTATTGCTAGTGATGACGCAATAGCGATCGCCCAAAAACAAGCTTTGAAGAAAGCTACCCAAGATGCACAAGAGCAAGCAGAAGCCGTTCTCAGCAGCTTGGGATTACAACAAAAAGAAATTGTCAGTATTCAAATTAATGGTGCAACTCCACCTCCACCACCCATGCTTTACCGATCTGAAGCTGCTAAGGTAAACCTAGCCGATGCTTCTACTCCCATAGTCGCTGGTGAACAGGAAGTACAAGCATCAGTAACATTGCAAATTAGTTATTAA
- a CDS encoding transglycosylase domain-containing protein — protein MSSPQPPQKPQTLLGQVTQALNTIQARVDFSKLALKPNAKVPELLVHDAGTNQSEEYPLLGDRYILGRSSKSCDIVVRNQVVSQIHLSLSRDSTQNTSVFTIKDENSTNGIYLGKRRINALELRHGDVITLGPPELAASVRLEYIDPPAWYVKAATWTAYGVGGITALVALAIGVEWMKFSVRPLPTATKAPIVVYAGDGATPLREPRNIAHTDLKKLSDFGPYLASAVVASEDSRYYWHFGVDPLGVLRAVLINNRSGDIQQGASTVTQQVARSLFREYVGSQDSLGRKVKEAVVSLKLETFYSKDDILLTYLNRVFLGADTSGFEDAAKYYFNKSAKELTLAEAATLVAILPAPNAFDFCGSGPRKLGAANYRNRVIKRLLDMGKITQEEANRARRSTVQVSPKVCERQAKTIAPYFYDYVFQELTSRLGPAAAREGNYIIETKLDPAIQAKAETELKNSISKNGSNFGFSQGGMVTLDSKTGSIVAMVGGADYRKSQFNRTVQAQRQPGSTFKIFAYTAAIEKGISSYKSYSCSPLTWQGFTYKPCRSGAGGSLDIATGLALSENPIALRVAKEIGLNKVVDMAQRLGIKSELEAVPGLILGQSVVNVLEMTGAFGAIGNRGVWNPPHAISRILDSSDCKDLKDLQTCRVIYSFDQNLDANKQVIKKAVANQMTTLMRGVITSGTGRSAAIGLGEAGKTGTTNNNVDLWFIGFIPSRQLVTGIWLGNDNNSPTSGSSAQAAQLWGNYMGKITK, from the coding sequence ATGAGTTCTCCCCAACCTCCTCAAAAGCCACAAACCTTACTTGGTCAAGTGACTCAAGCACTAAATACTATTCAAGCTAGAGTTGATTTTTCCAAGCTGGCGCTTAAACCCAATGCCAAAGTACCAGAGTTATTAGTGCATGATGCAGGGACAAATCAATCAGAAGAATATCCGCTATTAGGCGATCGCTATATTCTTGGACGGAGTTCAAAATCCTGTGATATCGTCGTCCGTAACCAAGTTGTCAGCCAAATCCACCTCTCACTCTCCCGGGATTCCACCCAAAACACCTCCGTTTTCACCATCAAAGATGAAAATTCCACCAACGGGATTTATCTGGGTAAAAGGCGAATAAATGCTTTAGAACTGCGTCATGGTGATGTTATTACCTTAGGTCCCCCGGAACTAGCCGCTTCCGTGCGTCTGGAATATATTGATCCACCAGCTTGGTATGTAAAAGCCGCCACTTGGACAGCTTATGGTGTTGGTGGTATCACCGCTCTTGTTGCCTTAGCCATAGGTGTAGAGTGGATGAAATTTTCCGTCAGACCCTTACCTACAGCCACTAAAGCCCCTATAGTTGTTTATGCCGGCGATGGCGCAACCCCACTCCGTGAACCTCGCAATATCGCCCACACAGACCTGAAAAAGTTATCAGACTTTGGACCCTATTTGGCATCTGCTGTAGTTGCATCTGAGGATAGTCGTTATTATTGGCACTTTGGTGTAGATCCTTTGGGCGTATTGCGAGCCGTCCTCATTAATAATCGTAGTGGCGATATCCAACAGGGGGCAAGTACAGTTACCCAACAAGTAGCTCGGAGTTTATTCCGTGAATATGTAGGTAGTCAAGACTCTTTAGGACGAAAAGTAAAAGAAGCTGTCGTCTCCCTGAAGTTAGAAACTTTTTACAGCAAAGATGATATTTTACTAACTTATTTAAATCGGGTATTTTTAGGTGCAGATACTTCTGGTTTTGAAGATGCGGCTAAATATTATTTCAACAAATCAGCCAAAGAATTAACTCTAGCTGAAGCTGCAACCTTAGTAGCAATTTTACCTGCTCCCAATGCCTTTGATTTTTGTGGTAGTGGACCTCGGAAACTGGGAGCAGCCAATTATCGAAATAGAGTCATTAAACGACTGCTAGACATGGGCAAAATCACCCAAGAGGAAGCTAACCGCGCCCGTCGTTCTACGGTCCAAGTCAGCCCTAAAGTCTGCGAAAGGCAAGCTAAAACCATTGCTCCCTATTTTTATGATTATGTCTTTCAGGAACTGACATCAAGACTAGGGCCAGCCGCTGCCAGAGAAGGCAACTATATTATTGAAACCAAACTAGATCCAGCTATCCAAGCTAAAGCCGAAACAGAGTTAAAAAATTCCATTTCTAAAAATGGCTCAAACTTTGGTTTTTCCCAAGGGGGGATGGTGACTCTTGACTCGAAAACTGGGAGTATTGTGGCCATGGTGGGGGGTGCTGATTATAGAAAAAGCCAGTTCAATCGCACCGTTCAAGCCCAACGACAACCGGGTTCTACCTTTAAAATTTTTGCTTATACTGCGGCCATTGAAAAAGGTATTTCCTCATATAAAAGTTATTCTTGCAGTCCTTTAACTTGGCAAGGTTTTACCTATAAACCCTGTCGGAGTGGTGCTGGTGGTAGTTTAGATATAGCAACTGGTTTGGCACTTTCAGAAAACCCCATTGCTTTACGGGTGGCTAAGGAAATTGGTTTGAATAAAGTCGTAGATATGGCGCAGCGTTTAGGGATTAAATCTGAGCTTGAGGCAGTACCAGGCTTGATATTAGGTCAGAGTGTCGTTAATGTTTTAGAAATGACTGGCGCTTTTGGGGCGATTGGTAATCGTGGGGTGTGGAATCCTCCTCATGCTATTAGTAGAATTCTCGACAGTAGTGATTGTAAGGATCTAAAAGATCTACAAACCTGTCGTGTTATTTACTCTTTTGATCAAAATTTAGATGCTAATAAACAAGTGATCAAAAAAGCAGTTGCGAATCAAATGACGACTTTAATGCGCGGAGTCATTACTAGTGGTACAGGTCGCAGTGCAGCCATTGGTTTAGGAGAAGCAGGGAAAACTGGAACAACAAATAATAATGTTGACCTCTGGTTTATTGGTTTTATTCCTAGTCGTCAACTTGTAACTGGCATTTGGCTGGGAAACGATAATAATTCCCCTACGTCTGGTAGCAGCGCCCAAGCAGCCCAACTTTGGGGGAATTATATGGGGAAAATTACTAAGTAG
- a CDS encoding lipoprotein signal peptidase has translation MGIKNRFFWIAALIAFLLDQVTKYWVVHTFRLGQTLPLLRGIFHFTYVTNTGAAFSLLSGKVEWLRWLSLGVSLVLITIALLGPLLSFWEQLGYGLILGGAMGNGIDRFALGYVVDFLDLRLINFAVFNMADSFISIGIVCLLIASWQNTPSN, from the coding sequence TTTCTGGATTGCTGCTTTGATAGCATTTTTATTAGACCAAGTAACAAAATACTGGGTAGTGCATACTTTTAGACTAGGACAAACACTGCCATTACTACGGGGGATATTTCATTTTACTTATGTTACTAATACAGGTGCAGCTTTTAGTTTGTTAAGTGGCAAGGTAGAATGGTTACGGTGGCTATCTTTGGGTGTAAGTTTAGTATTGATAACCATTGCATTATTGGGACCATTGTTAAGTTTTTGGGAGCAATTGGGTTATGGTTTGATTTTAGGTGGAGCAATGGGTAATGGTATTGATAGATTTGCATTAGGGTATGTTGTTGACTTCCTTGATTTGCGGTTAATTAATTTTGCCGTATTTAATATGGCTGATTCTTTTATTAGTATTGGCATTGTTTGCCTGTTAATTGCCTCATGGCAAAACACACCAAGTAATTAA